In Kordiimonas pumila, a single genomic region encodes these proteins:
- a CDS encoding oxidoreductase, with protein sequence MSALPDTIKTAVVGYGYSAQTFHIPFLMAQLAYDLVAISSSQTAAIEKAMPGMAVFKSAEVMIEQAGADLLIITAPNDVHYSLIKHALLNDMHVVVEKPFVTRSKDGEELIKLAEERGKILTVYHNRRWDGDFLTIKKLIKNNTLGKIRYFESHFDRFRMDVRDRWRETAANGGGLLYDLGSHLLDQALQLFGPPEAISATCKTMRPGGTTTDLAHITLHYADMLAVLHMSVFSAGPNRRFQVQGELGTYEKYGLDPQEDRLKAGMKPVPKEWADEEPKHYGTLYRTDSTETLPTERGGYQQFFSLMKDAILHKGLAPVAAKDALMTIKLIELAAKSSETGKTLRL encoded by the coding sequence ATGTCAGCACTGCCAGACACCATCAAAACCGCTGTTGTCGGATACGGATACTCAGCCCAAACCTTCCATATTCCGTTTTTGATGGCTCAGCTAGCTTATGATTTAGTGGCTATCAGTAGCAGCCAAACTGCTGCTATTGAAAAGGCCATGCCGGGTATGGCGGTTTTCAAATCAGCAGAGGTAATGATCGAGCAGGCGGGCGCTGACCTTCTCATCATCACCGCACCTAACGATGTACATTACTCTCTTATAAAACATGCACTCCTAAACGACATGCATGTGGTGGTTGAGAAACCATTTGTTACACGGTCCAAAGACGGCGAAGAACTGATCAAGCTGGCGGAAGAGCGCGGTAAGATTTTAACTGTTTACCATAACCGCCGCTGGGACGGTGACTTCCTAACCATTAAGAAACTTATAAAAAACAACACACTTGGCAAAATTCGCTATTTTGAAAGCCACTTTGACCGCTTTCGCATGGATGTGCGTGACCGTTGGCGCGAAACCGCGGCAAACGGCGGCGGTCTGCTTTATGATCTGGGTTCGCACCTTCTGGATCAGGCCTTGCAGCTTTTTGGGCCGCCAGAGGCAATTAGTGCCACCTGCAAAACCATGCGCCCCGGCGGCACTACAACCGACCTTGCGCACATAACCCTGCACTATGCAGATATGCTGGCCGTGCTGCATATGAGTGTGTTTTCAGCAGGGCCAAACCGCCGCTTTCAAGTGCAAGGAGAATTGGGCACCTACGAAAAATACGGCCTAGACCCACAGGAAGACAGATTGAAAGCTGGAATGAAACCCGTGCCCAAAGAATGGGCGGATGAAGAGCCAAAGCATTACGGCACCCTCTACCGCACAGATAGCACCGAAACTTTACCAACAGAGCGCGGCGGCTACCAACAGTTTTTCAGCCTCATGAAAGACGCTATTCTGCACAAGGGCCTAGCTCCTGTTGCAGCAAAAGACGCGCTTATGACTATTAAACTGATTGAGCTAGCCGCCAAAAGCAGTGAAACCGGCAAAACCCTTCGTCTTTAG
- the purH gene encoding bifunctional phosphoribosylaminoimidazolecarboxamide formyltransferase/IMP cyclohydrolase: MSKVTIKRALLSVSDKTGLIELAKALAATGAEILSTGGSAKALRDAGISVKEVAEHTGFPEMMDGRVKTLHPKIHGGFLALRDKADHVAAMKEHDIGGIDLVAVNLYPFEATVASGADFDTCIENIDIGGPAMVRSAAKNHKFVTIITDPADYPAIIAEISEQGGTSHATRKAMAAKAYARTAAYDTAISQWYAAQNGVTFPDRMTVAGTKVQECRYGENPHQVAAFYKNAENRPGIATAVQHQGKELSYNNLNDTDAAFELVSEFDPAVPTVAIIKHANPCGVATGATLKEAYEKALKCDPVSAFGGIVALNGRVDAETAAEIVKVFTEVIIAPEVTEEAMAIIAAKKNLRLLTTGGLADPVQSAKMVKTVAGGYLVQNRDTGRITKADLKVVTKRAPSDTELNDMLFAFQVAKHVKSNAIVYVRDGMTVGIGAGQMNRRDSSRIAAIRAGEAAETAGDTESLAKGSVVASDAFFPFADGLLAAAEAGATAVIQPGGSMRDQDVIDAADAAGLAMVFTGMRHFRH, from the coding sequence ATGAGCAAAGTGACCATCAAGCGTGCGCTTCTTTCTGTTTCTGACAAAACTGGCCTTATAGAGCTTGCTAAAGCTCTTGCAGCAACAGGCGCTGAAATTCTTTCAACGGGCGGTTCTGCAAAAGCGCTAAGGGATGCTGGCATTTCGGTAAAGGAAGTAGCTGAGCATACCGGTTTCCCTGAAATGATGGATGGCCGCGTAAAAACTCTGCATCCTAAAATCCACGGGGGCTTCCTCGCGCTGAGAGATAAGGCCGACCATGTAGCCGCGATGAAAGAGCATGATATTGGTGGTATCGATCTTGTTGCCGTGAACCTTTACCCGTTTGAAGCAACGGTTGCGTCTGGCGCTGATTTTGATACCTGCATAGAAAATATAGACATTGGCGGCCCGGCCATGGTGCGGTCAGCTGCCAAAAACCACAAATTTGTAACAATCATTACCGACCCGGCTGATTACCCGGCGATCATTGCTGAAATTAGCGAGCAGGGTGGCACCAGCCACGCAACCAGAAAAGCAATGGCAGCCAAAGCCTATGCCCGTACCGCCGCATACGACACCGCTATCAGCCAGTGGTACGCCGCACAAAATGGTGTCACGTTCCCTGACCGTATGACGGTTGCAGGCACCAAAGTGCAGGAATGCCGCTACGGGGAAAACCCGCACCAAGTAGCCGCCTTTTACAAAAACGCAGAAAACCGCCCCGGCATTGCCACCGCCGTGCAGCATCAGGGCAAGGAACTATCTTACAATAACCTTAATGATACAGACGCCGCCTTTGAACTTGTAAGCGAGTTTGACCCTGCTGTGCCAACTGTTGCCATTATCAAGCATGCAAACCCATGCGGCGTTGCCACTGGCGCTACGCTCAAGGAAGCTTACGAAAAAGCCCTTAAGTGTGACCCTGTTTCTGCCTTTGGCGGCATTGTTGCTTTAAATGGCCGTGTAGACGCTGAAACCGCAGCAGAGATTGTAAAGGTGTTTACTGAGGTGATCATCGCCCCTGAGGTAACCGAAGAAGCAATGGCTATCATTGCAGCTAAAAAGAATCTGCGCTTGCTCACCACAGGCGGCCTTGCAGACCCGGTACAAAGTGCCAAAATGGTAAAAACTGTGGCTGGGGGCTATCTGGTTCAAAACCGCGATACAGGCCGTATCACGAAAGCAGACCTGAAAGTGGTTACCAAACGCGCGCCATCAGACACAGAACTGAACGACATGCTGTTTGCATTTCAAGTGGCAAAACATGTGAAATCCAACGCTATTGTTTATGTGCGTGACGGCATGACTGTGGGCATCGGCGCCGGGCAAATGAACCGCCGCGACAGTAGCCGCATTGCCGCTATCCGCGCTGGTGAAGCCGCTGAAACAGCTGGGGATACCGAAAGCCTTGCAAAAGGAAGTGTTGTAGCGTCTGACGCCTTTTTCCCGTTTGCAGACGGCCTTCTGGCGGCTGCAGAAGCTGGGGCTACAGCAGTTATCCAGCCGGGTGGCAGCATGCGCGACCAAGATGTTATTGATGCCGCAGACGCCGCTGGCCTTGCCATGGTCTTTACTGGCATGCGCCACTTCCGCCACTAA
- a CDS encoding heparinase II/III family protein, whose translation MNAAFDKIAGYASNAPLTRSTLRRDTGFYLPQEVWQKISRAVKEWGYGSSLYEYRLKGRHPVQLLGSPDDPAPGNATLGSAIFGGDMLHAGEQHKLEPAFWQKLDKASPSFRRYAHSFHWLQDLAQTHDQKKARDAAETIIGWWLPVGEKWDREIWQAETLARRLINWFVHAPLILSSLDLVYRSKVLHTMARQARHLARVHSDVPAGLSEIYTGTALTLAGLLLPGGSALHARGTRFLERTCKTFILPDGGPASRNAADVIRTMQLLILVRSAYVETDSDLPSWVQITLDRIAPYIRAMRHGDGSFAQIGGVSAEGGHGTNAVLAASEAKGKATENSAYSGIQRVTAAATCLIMDTGTPPAWPLMKKAHAGTGSFELSVAQERLIVNVGPASDRGPFPELAVMTRSTAAHSALIVADRNSSRLMDNGKLGAGVTETLTLRETLENGTRIRLIHDGYLKRFGVKHERALTLTANGKKLLGEDKLFGPKSQKLQGHTVVLRFHLHPSVEATKAPDGRITLALKSGRVWIFDVDKGSGAKANIEDSLYVSRPDKPVAARQIVVTIPNRENETPICTWQLSEMDI comes from the coding sequence ATGAATGCGGCCTTTGATAAAATTGCCGGTTATGCTTCCAATGCGCCCCTTACACGCAGCACTTTAAGGCGTGATACGGGCTTTTATCTGCCGCAGGAAGTTTGGCAAAAAATCAGCCGGGCAGTAAAGGAATGGGGCTATGGCTCCAGCCTCTATGAGTACCGACTGAAGGGCAGGCACCCTGTTCAACTGCTTGGCAGCCCGGATGACCCAGCCCCCGGCAACGCAACGCTTGGTTCGGCGATTTTTGGCGGCGATATGCTACATGCTGGCGAACAGCACAAACTTGAGCCTGCTTTTTGGCAAAAGCTTGATAAAGCCTCACCCTCATTCCGCCGATATGCCCACAGTTTTCACTGGCTACAGGATCTGGCGCAAACACATGACCAGAAAAAAGCCCGCGATGCCGCCGAAACCATCATTGGTTGGTGGCTGCCTGTTGGCGAAAAGTGGGATAGGGAAATCTGGCAAGCAGAAACCCTTGCCCGCAGACTGATCAACTGGTTTGTGCATGCGCCGCTCATTCTGTCATCGCTTGATTTGGTTTACCGGTCGAAAGTGTTACACACCATGGCACGGCAGGCACGGCACTTGGCACGTGTGCACAGCGATGTGCCAGCAGGCCTCTCTGAAATATATACCGGTACAGCATTAACACTGGCCGGGTTATTACTTCCCGGCGGTAGCGCCCTGCATGCACGGGGCACCCGGTTTCTGGAACGCACCTGCAAAACCTTTATTTTGCCTGACGGCGGCCCTGCAAGCCGCAACGCAGCTGATGTTATTCGCACCATGCAACTGCTTATTCTTGTGCGCAGCGCCTATGTAGAAACGGATAGCGATCTGCCATCGTGGGTACAGATTACGCTTGATCGCATCGCGCCCTACATTCGTGCCATGCGCCACGGTGACGGCAGTTTTGCCCAAATTGGCGGTGTGTCGGCGGAAGGTGGCCACGGTACCAACGCCGTTTTGGCGGCAAGTGAAGCCAAAGGCAAAGCCACGGAGAACAGCGCCTACAGTGGTATACAGCGTGTTACCGCTGCAGCAACCTGCCTGATTATGGATACCGGCACCCCACCTGCTTGGCCTCTAATGAAAAAGGCCCATGCCGGGACTGGATCGTTCGAGTTATCGGTGGCACAGGAGCGGCTTATTGTAAATGTTGGCCCGGCAAGTGATCGTGGCCCGTTTCCAGAACTTGCAGTCATGACACGGTCAACCGCTGCCCATTCTGCCCTTATTGTTGCTGATAGAAACAGTTCGCGGCTTATGGATAACGGCAAACTGGGTGCTGGTGTAACGGAAACACTAACACTGCGTGAAACACTGGAAAACGGCACACGTATTCGGCTTATACATGATGGCTACCTAAAGCGGTTTGGTGTAAAACATGAACGCGCCCTAACCCTCACGGCTAACGGTAAAAAACTGCTGGGGGAAGACAAGCTTTTTGGGCCAAAATCCCAAAAGTTGCAAGGGCATACTGTGGTTTTACGGTTTCATTTGCACCCTAGCGTTGAAGCAACCAAAGCCCCGGATGGCAGAATTACACTGGCCCTTAAAAGTGGCCGTGTCTGGATTTTTGATGTTGATAAAGGCTCTGGCGCCAAGGCAAATATTGAAGACAGCCTTTATGTGAGCAGACCTGACAAACCGGTTGCAGCCCGACAAATTGTTGTAACCATCCCGAATCGGGAAAATGAAACCCCCATTTGTACATGGCAATTAAGTGAAATGGATATCTGA
- the rpe gene encoding ribulose-phosphate 3-epimerase yields the protein MQKPTRIAPSILSADFAKLGEEIKAIDAAGADYIHIDVMDGHFVPNITIGPDVVKAIKPYSKKVFDVHLMIQPVDLYIEAFAAAGADIITAHVEAGPHIHRTLQVIKAQGVKAGVSLNPSTPESTLDYLYEELDLILVMSVNPGFGGQSFISSQLRKLEAIRKRIDSLGLDIDLEVDGGVNAETARQVVSAGADLLVAGSATFKGGPEKYAENIKALRG from the coding sequence ATGCAGAAACCAACCAGAATAGCACCGTCCATCCTGTCAGCTGATTTTGCGAAACTGGGTGAAGAAATCAAGGCAATCGACGCCGCTGGCGCCGACTACATTCATATTGATGTTATGGATGGCCACTTTGTCCCCAATATTACCATTGGCCCTGATGTAGTAAAAGCAATAAAGCCTTATAGTAAAAAGGTTTTTGACGTTCACCTAATGATACAGCCGGTCGATCTTTATATCGAGGCCTTTGCGGCGGCCGGTGCTGATATTATAACAGCGCACGTGGAAGCTGGCCCGCATATTCACCGCACATTGCAGGTTATAAAGGCGCAGGGTGTTAAGGCTGGCGTTTCGCTTAATCCATCAACACCGGAAAGCACCCTTGACTATCTCTACGAAGAGCTTGATCTTATTCTGGTTATGTCTGTTAACCCCGGCTTTGGCGGTCAGTCGTTTATATCGAGCCAGCTCAGGAAGCTGGAAGCGATTAGAAAACGGATTGATAGCCTTGGTCTTGATATTGATCTGGAGGTTGACGGCGGTGTTAATGCGGAAACCGCTCGACAAGTAGTAAGCGCAGGCGCAGACTTGCTGGTGGCTGGCAGCGCTACCTTCAAAGGCGGGCCAGAAAAATACGCAGAGAATATCAAGGCCCTAAGGGGTTAG
- a CDS encoding RsmB/NOP family class I SAM-dependent RNA methyltransferase gives MNEAHTQTGSKIRATAVRTLMAVTLKSRPLEAALDDMATEAKLEARDRAFVLNLVMLCLRRYGSLKRLLADMLDSGLPKNATWTEAALITGLAQILLMRTADHAAVNETVSLIKNLSGKEAGFAGLVNAVLRKATREHDALLTKLNRTPKNDVPSWIYDSWAKSYGPANATAIAATLQTTPQLDITVKDKTTLADWAGQLGATTTPTGSLRLPLCDVTALPGYDTGDWWVQDMSAAIPATLLGNITGKHVLDLCAAPGGKTMQLAASGARVTSVDRSENRLKRLHANLARTDLRADVYAKDAARFTPKTPVDHILLDAPCSATGTLRRNPDVIWTKNEGDIKKLASLQERILDHAFSLLPVGGTLLYCVCSLEEIEGKGQIEGFLKAEPKAKRVPITASELGGLTELVTKDGDLLCLPSYLADKGGLDGFYAARITRQKI, from the coding sequence ATGAATGAAGCACACACACAAACTGGCAGCAAAATCCGCGCAACAGCGGTGCGAACCCTTATGGCTGTTACTTTAAAGAGTCGACCCCTTGAGGCGGCGCTTGACGATATGGCAACTGAAGCCAAGCTTGAGGCCCGCGACAGAGCTTTTGTGCTGAATTTAGTCATGCTGTGCCTGCGCCGCTATGGCAGCCTGAAACGCCTGCTTGCCGACATGCTGGATTCCGGCCTGCCGAAAAACGCCACATGGACAGAAGCGGCGCTCATAACCGGCCTCGCGCAAATTTTGCTGATGCGTACCGCCGACCACGCCGCCGTTAATGAAACCGTGTCCCTTATTAAAAATCTATCTGGCAAAGAAGCCGGGTTTGCGGGGCTTGTGAACGCAGTCCTTCGAAAAGCCACACGAGAGCACGATGCGCTGCTCACAAAACTGAATCGCACCCCTAAAAATGATGTCCCATCGTGGATTTATGACAGCTGGGCAAAAAGCTATGGCCCGGCAAACGCCACTGCCATTGCAGCAACCCTGCAAACCACACCGCAGCTTGATATTACCGTGAAAGATAAAACCACACTGGCTGACTGGGCCGGCCAATTGGGGGCCACCACCACACCAACCGGTAGCCTGCGCCTGCCGCTATGTGATGTTACAGCGCTACCTGGCTATGATACCGGCGATTGGTGGGTGCAAGATATGTCTGCTGCTATCCCTGCAACTCTGCTGGGCAATATAACGGGCAAACATGTGCTTGATCTGTGTGCTGCACCCGGCGGCAAAACCATGCAGCTTGCAGCAAGTGGTGCGCGCGTTACAAGCGTAGACCGCTCTGAAAACCGATTAAAACGCCTGCACGCCAACCTTGCCCGCACCGACCTGCGCGCAGATGTTTATGCCAAAGATGCCGCGCGCTTCACACCCAAAACACCCGTTGACCATATTCTTCTGGATGCACCATGCAGCGCAACCGGAACACTAAGGCGCAACCCCGACGTGATCTGGACCAAAAATGAAGGCGACATCAAAAAGCTCGCCTCCCTGCAGGAACGCATTCTGGACCATGCCTTCAGCCTCTTACCTGTAGGTGGCACATTATTATACTGCGTGTGTTCTTTGGAGGAAATCGAAGGTAAAGGCCAAATAGAGGGCTTCTTAAAGGCTGAACCAAAAGCCAAACGAGTACCCATTACAGCTAGTGAACTGGGTGGACTGACAGAGCTTGTAACAAAAGACGGTGACCTTCTGTGTCTGCCGTCTTATCTGGCCGACAAGGGCGGACTCGATGGCTTTTATGCTGCGCGTATCACCCGCCAAAAAATATGA
- a CDS encoding AmpG family muropeptide MFS transporter, giving the protein MTTSNPIKDSLKPYMKGKIVATFGLGMSSGFPLTFVISLLGFWLSYSDVSKSDVGLFALITTFYTWKFLWSPAIDRMPLGFITRRFGQRRGWLFVIQGLMALALITVSRFDPASELFAVAVLSAFIAFLSASQDIVIDAYRIEILEDEEQGYSAAAYVYGYRTANFLASIMVLAVAEYYGWATAILTLPLLLLPGFVAVLCIGEPERPTDSRFLAEEASLKTYSPFAARLREAVYLPFKEFTRRENWGLILLFVFLFKAGDAVTAIMTAPLITDMKFSPADVLFANKTVGFITLMLGVGLGAALYKQIGTFKALFLAAILMMLTNLGFAWLWAGDAEPWRLAVTIGFENFATGLGTTITIAYFASLCNVNFTATQYALISSLGNQARTILGAPSGYLAEAVGWVEFFILATLMAVPGMILLWILWRKNITGAT; this is encoded by the coding sequence ATGACAACATCGAATCCGATTAAAGATAGCCTTAAGCCCTATATGAAGGGCAAAATTGTTGCGACCTTCGGCCTTGGCATGTCGAGCGGCTTTCCGCTTACGTTTGTAATTTCATTACTGGGGTTTTGGCTTTCTTACAGCGATGTCAGCAAAAGTGATGTGGGCCTTTTTGCATTGATTACCACATTTTACACGTGGAAATTTCTTTGGTCGCCCGCAATCGACAGAATGCCGCTTGGGTTTATCACACGGCGCTTTGGCCAGCGGCGAGGATGGCTGTTTGTTATTCAGGGTTTAATGGCGTTGGCCCTTATTACGGTGTCACGGTTTGACCCCGCGAGCGAGCTTTTTGCTGTTGCTGTTCTTTCGGCCTTTATCGCTTTTCTGTCCGCCAGTCAGGATATTGTGATTGATGCCTACAGAATTGAAATTCTGGAGGATGAGGAACAGGGGTATAGTGCTGCTGCTTATGTTTATGGCTACCGTACAGCAAATTTTCTGGCGTCTATCATGGTGCTGGCAGTTGCGGAATATTACGGTTGGGCCACAGCAATTTTAACACTGCCCTTACTTTTGCTTCCGGGGTTTGTTGCTGTCTTGTGCATCGGTGAGCCAGAAAGACCCACCGATAGCCGGTTTTTGGCAGAAGAAGCTTCACTAAAAACATATTCCCCGTTTGCGGCGCGTCTGCGCGAGGCTGTGTATCTGCCGTTCAAGGAATTTACCCGCCGTGAAAACTGGGGCCTGATACTCTTGTTTGTGTTTCTGTTTAAAGCCGGGGATGCAGTTACGGCCATTATGACAGCGCCGCTGATAACCGACATGAAGTTCAGCCCGGCTGATGTGTTGTTTGCAAACAAAACTGTCGGGTTCATTACCCTTATGCTTGGTGTGGGGCTGGGGGCGGCACTTTACAAGCAGATAGGCACCTTTAAGGCGCTTTTTCTGGCAGCTATTTTAATGATGTTAACAAACCTTGGGTTCGCATGGCTTTGGGCAGGAGATGCTGAGCCGTGGCGGCTGGCGGTAACAATTGGCTTTGAAAATTTTGCAACCGGCCTTGGTACAACAATAACCATCGCGTATTTTGCCAGCCTTTGTAATGTGAACTTCACTGCAACACAGTATGCGCTTATTTCATCGCTTGGTAATCAGGCGCGGACCATACTCGGTGCCCCGAGTGGGTATTTGGCAGAAGCTGTTGGCTGGGTAGAGTTTTTCATCCTTGCTACCCTTATGGCTGTGCCCGGCATGATTTTGCTCTGGATTTTATGGCGCAAAAATATTACAGGCGCAACGTGA
- a CDS encoding GNAT family N-acetyltransferase, translated as MKRYALIRPRVAAAQAMAGAPSYVRQGNLEVRLARSFKEIKAAQKLRYKIFYKEMQAKPDWMSKVSKRDVDPYDAFCDHLLVIDHNKPQKKQVVGTYRLLRQEVAERHEGFYSSQEYDLTALLTKNFREQMGEGRQLLELGRSCVHKDYRATSTINMLWKGIAEYLKEHNIAYMFGCASFEGTDPAAFKEALAYLYHNHLVADDFHVKAHKGQYVPMNTMPSADVDARVARKMLPPLIKGYLRIGCFIGDGAVVDKQFGTTDVFIMLPVEKIAKRYSKHYDLPEEANDVVVATAAVAVAI; from the coding sequence ATGAAAAGATATGCTCTTATACGCCCACGTGTTGCTGCTGCACAGGCTATGGCCGGTGCACCTTCCTATGTTCGTCAAGGCAACCTAGAGGTAAGGCTTGCCCGGTCTTTTAAGGAAATCAAGGCAGCGCAAAAACTGCGTTACAAAATTTTCTATAAAGAAATGCAGGCAAAGCCTGACTGGATGAGCAAGGTATCGAAGCGCGATGTTGACCCGTATGATGCTTTTTGTGACCATTTGCTGGTGATTGACCACAACAAACCACAGAAAAAGCAGGTAGTAGGTACATATAGGCTGTTGCGGCAGGAAGTGGCGGAACGCCATGAGGGTTTTTATTCATCACAGGAATATGACCTGACCGCGCTTTTAACCAAAAATTTTCGCGAGCAAATGGGCGAAGGCCGCCAGCTTCTTGAGCTTGGCCGCAGCTGTGTCCATAAGGATTACCGGGCAACTTCCACCATCAATATGCTCTGGAAAGGCATTGCCGAGTATTTGAAAGAGCATAATATTGCTTACATGTTTGGCTGTGCCAGCTTTGAAGGCACCGACCCTGCCGCCTTTAAAGAAGCGCTTGCATATCTCTATCATAATCACCTTGTGGCAGATGATTTTCATGTTAAAGCGCACAAAGGCCAATATGTTCCCATGAACACAATGCCATCTGCGGATGTGGACGCTCGTGTTGCACGCAAAATGCTACCCCCACTTATAAAAGGCTATTTGCGTATTGGCTGCTTTATTGGTGACGGTGCTGTGGTGGATAAGCAATTTGGCACGACAGATGTGTTTATTATGCTGCCGGTTGAAAAGATCGCCAAGCGCTATTCAAAGCATTATGACTTGCCGGAAGAAGCAAATGACGTGGTGGTGGCCACGGCGGCGGTCGCTGTAGCTATTTAG
- a CDS encoding DUF938 domain-containing protein translates to MVRFFDPKATSENAAKRLHAPATERNREVIWDVLSNRLPKEGLIFEVASGTGEHAAFMAPKLSHHKWQPSDIDPRHLESINAWAQHVCADTVLPATRFDVLTDNFPDNPAAILAVNLVHISPWSVTEALIAKAGEALHSGAILYLYGPYKQNGAHTSESNIAFDQSLKFNNPEWGVRDMETVIGLAAKAGFMAPEILPMPANNFSLVFKHR, encoded by the coding sequence ATGGTTCGCTTTTTTGACCCAAAAGCCACTAGTGAAAATGCGGCCAAACGCCTGCACGCGCCTGCAACAGAGCGCAACCGGGAGGTAATCTGGGACGTATTGTCAAACCGCCTACCGAAAGAAGGACTGATCTTTGAAGTTGCAAGCGGCACCGGCGAACATGCCGCTTTTATGGCCCCCAAACTATCACACCATAAGTGGCAACCAAGCGATATTGACCCCCGCCACCTTGAAAGCATCAACGCCTGGGCACAGCATGTCTGTGCCGATACGGTTTTGCCCGCAACTCGCTTTGATGTGCTCACTGACAATTTTCCTGATAACCCTGCCGCCATTCTTGCGGTTAATCTGGTGCATATTTCGCCGTGGTCTGTAACAGAAGCCCTGATAGCAAAGGCAGGTGAAGCGCTGCATAGCGGCGCTATCCTGTATCTATATGGCCCCTACAAGCAAAACGGCGCACATACGTCAGAATCGAACATAGCATTTGATCAATCGCTAAAGTTCAATAACCCTGAATGGGGTGTAAGGGATATGGAAACCGTTATAGGCCTCGCAGCAAAGGCTGGCTTTATGGCACCAGAGATACTACCGATGCCCGCCAACAATTTTTCACTGGTTTTTAAACACCGCTAA
- a CDS encoding DUF6460 domain-containing protein has protein sequence MAKLNLDFGTVVKLILWSTVVGALLYWLDISTGDIYGWIINKLAMIWGWLSGTGLKYMLLGATIVVPIFIISRLRKG, from the coding sequence ATGGCAAAACTAAACCTTGATTTTGGTACAGTGGTTAAATTGATACTCTGGAGCACTGTTGTTGGCGCTCTCCTTTACTGGCTTGATATTAGCACAGGAGACATCTACGGCTGGATTATCAATAAACTTGCTATGATTTGGGGGTGGCTATCTGGCACAGGGCTTAAATATATGCTGCTAGGGGCCACCATTGTGGTGCCGATATTTATTATTTCACGCCTGCGTAAAGGCTAA
- a CDS encoding EI24 domain-containing protein yields the protein MIAQAVNRTWQQILHPKFRSVFITSVLAAIITLTVLTLTLNHYWPEKVVSGYRWIDEFGDFLASAGYWTIVMLGSYLLFPAIVTMVMGLFADQIATAVEEEYYPNRIGIRKVPFGDVIISALKLTIMILVLNLIALFPYLLLLLFTGGIGTLALYIALNGFLIGREYYEMVAIRHMDRQAVAVTRQRHGNKIFMGGAIVSAMFLVPVLNLIAPIAGAAIMTHVFHNIRRPEASRVQPGNKQ from the coding sequence ATGATAGCACAAGCGGTAAATCGAACGTGGCAACAAATTCTGCACCCCAAGTTTAGAAGCGTCTTTATAACGTCTGTGCTGGCCGCCATTATAACCCTAACAGTGCTCACTCTGACACTAAACCATTACTGGCCTGAAAAAGTGGTCTCTGGCTACCGCTGGATTGATGAATTCGGTGACTTTCTGGCCTCTGCAGGCTATTGGACCATCGTAATGCTGGGGTCGTATCTCTTGTTCCCAGCCATTGTTACAATGGTTATGGGCCTGTTTGCAGACCAAATAGCCACCGCCGTTGAAGAAGAATATTATCCCAACCGGATTGGCATCCGCAAGGTGCCTTTTGGTGATGTTATTATCAGTGCTCTAAAATTAACAATAATGATTTTGGTGCTAAATCTTATTGCGCTTTTCCCGTATCTTTTGCTGCTCCTCTTCACCGGAGGTATTGGCACACTTGCGCTTTATATTGCCTTAAATGGTTTCCTGATTGGGCGGGAATATTATGAAATGGTTGCGATCCGGCATATGGACCGGCAAGCAGTTGCTGTAACCCGCCAGCGTCACGGCAACAAGATATTCATGGGGGGAGCGATTGTCTCTGCCATGTTCCTTGTTCCCGTCTTAAATTTAATCGCGCCCATTGCAGGTGCGGCCATCATGACCCATGTTTTTCATAACATCAGACGGCCCGAAGCCAGTAGGGTGCAACCGGGGAATAAACAATAA